In Lolium rigidum isolate FL_2022 chromosome 3, APGP_CSIRO_Lrig_0.1, whole genome shotgun sequence, the genomic window CTACCATGTCCAACATGACCGTTGAGGCATGTTGGGGGCGACCAGAGGGCGATTCTGGTCGCTCTCTTCCGGAGAAGACTCCGACGACGGCAAAGACTgcaacgacggctccgacgacggatCTGACGAAGGTAACGCTGAAGACTCGCCGGTGGAGATCTCCCTCGAGGCGTTATCGGCGTACTGCAAGACGCCAGACGCAGAGCTCTGCACTCTTCCGTCCTCGACGTCATCTGCGGTTCGCCGACAGGagcagaagaaacttcggcaacgagCAGCGGCGATTCAGCTAATACCAGGTACGCCGGACAAACATGGAAGTTCAGTTTCACCTTGTTCGAAGTTCACTGCAAAGGCAAGGAAAGTTCTGATTCAATCGCCAATCCTTTCTCAGACTACGCTCTTGCTCGACTCTTTTGATGTGTCCGAGTGGATAGTGGTGTAGAGGAGGCAACGAAAAAATCGCTTCTGGCGACGTCGAGGTGTATGGCCGACGGCGAGATCTGATCGATATGTCTGTCAGCGTTCAAATCCTTCCGATCGGGTTTCAAAAAGTTTGCCTTTGGGCCAATTGGGCTCTGTAACGATATGGGTTAATGACAATACTGTGAATGATGGTCGTATGGGCCAACACATTGCACAGATCAATCGATCAATCGATCGCATACCCCAGTTTGCTCGGGCTTTACGATACCGGTTAGGGTTCGGTTCCAATTTTTCTCCCACGGTGACTATCCCATCACAGCCGCCACGCTTCTTCCCAGCACTAACGATGGCGAACCGTGGAGGTGGTAAGCCTGGTCGGGGAAGGCCACCGAGAGGCCGCGGTGGTTCGGGCTAGCATGATGGCTTTGGTGGAGGCCGCAGAATTCTGGTACACTATAGGACACCGCGGAATGCGGAGTGGAACCCTATTGAAAACCGGTTTGCGTCCAAATTGGGGTGTTGATGGAGTAAAATGTTGTCTTATGGAGATAGATTGGTTCTTATTAATTTGGTCCTTACTAGTCTTCCTATGTTTATGCTCTCCTTCTTGGAAATATCAGTTGGGGTTAGATAGAGGTTAGACTATTATAGATCCAATTTTTTCTAGCAATCAGATGAGCACAAAAGGAAATATAGATTATCTAAATGGAATATTTTGTGTAGAACGAAGGATCAAGGTGGGTTAGGAATTGAGGTTTTGGAAATGAAAAACAAATGTTTGCTGAGCAATGGCTGTTTAAACTTCTCTCAGATGAGGGTATGTGGCAGCAGCTCTTATGTAACAAATACCTAAAAAATAAAACGCTGGCACAAGTATAGGTTAAACCGACTGATTCACCTTTCTGGAAGGGTCTCATGCATGTTAAAGAGGACtcttcttcaagagaggttttttCGGAGTGGGGGATGGAACATCTGTTAGGTTTTGGGAGGATGTGTGGATAGGAGACACTCCTTTGTCTCATCAATATCCGGCATTATATAACATTGTTCAACCTAAGAATGTGTTAGTTTCGACTGTGCTTGCAACTGATCCTATCAATATTTCTTTTAGAAGAGGTTTGAATGACAACAAGTGGGTACAATGGTTACATCTATGCCAACGACTTATTACAATTAGCCTAACATCTGAACctgataagtttatttggaagCTTAGTGATTCAGGTATTTTTTCAGTTAAGTCTATGTACCTTGATTGGATGAATGGGCATACTATTTATCTTCGTAAATATCAATGGAAGTTAAAGATTCCTTTGAAAATCAAAAAATTTATGTGGTTCATGAGCAATAAGGTGCTCTTAACTAAGGACAATCtagctaaacggaagtggaaaggatgtcaaaagtgttgtttttgtgattccacgGAAACTATTaatcatttatttattcagttcccTTTGCGAAGATAATATGACGTATGATGTACCTTACATATGTCATTCCGCCgccagctaatattactaatatgtttggtagatggaTGAATGGTGTGAAGAAAGATGACAAACAAAAAATTCGAATTGGTGTGTCGGCCatttgttgggctatttggagaactagaaatgatattatctttaacaagcaAATTGGAACTATTTTTTTGCATGTTAACCGGGCGAGCTGCTCATTCAATCCAGcaatgggttttccttctcccGGTGGAGCAGCGGGATGGTATGGTTATTGGATGCCACTgaatgctagtggttgctcagaacttctttttccaggctactgggtggcggcatcttaatagaatagcaaatgcatagcttttCTGAGTGCCATATTTTCagctggttgattcatgtatcgaccctAGCTTTTCCATGATTGTAATAAGTGATGATGAACCTTTTGTGACTTGATACTTTgtttaataaagcaagccgtgtgcattaattgatgcagaggctagggctatatttctttatcgaaaaaaaagatgATACCAGAAAATTGGCCGTCCTTGGTTGGGACGCAAGAACGGGCAGCCAACATTGTACCAGGAACAAACAAATATGCGCTAGATACTAGGGCATCATTCTTTTTGTGCCCACGGAAGACTTGTCGAATGATCCATGATGTGGGTTAGAGAGTACATGTTTGCCTAGTTAGGCAGACGACCGACGGGAGACACAATGGAGACAGGTCTATTTTAGGCTAGTTAGATAAGATTGACATGTCTCTTTTAGTGGTGAATTAGAGGACAGCAAGTGTTGCGTCACGATCAAAATATCAAAAATAGCCTCTATGAACATTTGTTGCGACTATATACACACATGCATACATCGTGACGTGAACAAACGCTATAGACGTACATGCTTCACGTATGTATGTGCACATCGTGTACATGAAATTCCATCGATACACGTAGAATAGGTGCACTTCATTTTCTTTTAAGACATGTACATGgtgcacatatatatatgcccAATTAATTGGTCCCCCACACATGATTGTGCAAGTTGCTAAATGTCTTTGTTTACTCGCACCTAAGTTACTTGTCTGTCTACATGTTGATTGATCACGTCGGGTGCATGTGTCGCTTGGACAAGGCTGAAATACCCATCATATATACTTATTGTGACACTTACTTTTTTATGGTATAGGCATTACCGTactacaaaaataaaaacaatgagaacATTCCAACCATTCCTTAAAGACGCTGAGAGTACGCGACATGGATGGGAGGGATATAAAAGGAAGATAAAGACATAGATACGGTTGGGACCACTGTTTCTACTAGAAAAACGATATAGGGCGGATTACAAGGTAATATAGACAACAAAAAAATGTTTTGCATGGAAACAAGTGAAAATATTGTTATGCTAAAGTTTAGGAGTAGCATACGTGTATTGAAGATACTCTTACAACGCAATAACCGACCTACTTGTGGACAACTATGACCGACCTACATTATACAGCTAATAGATAGGACCTTAAGGGCAAGAACGATATGTGAGAGAAGTATAAGAAAGAACATTGCATCCGATTTTATGAAAATTGAATAAGTGCAACGCTAAGCTATCATTATGGGTCCCCTTAGTCATAATAAAcaatatatctatatatataccTAACTTTCTCCATTTCCTTCTCACCTCCAAGCTGGCCTGTTTGGTTGAAATATGTTGACAATATGGGCAGTCTAAGGGTCCTACCAAGTGACAATCCGTGCTAGAATTGGGCACATAGTATGCTACGCTTGCAAACAAAAAACAAATTCTACCGCTCAAACAAAGATCATGCTCATTTTCTACGTCACGATACTACCACTAGATATGCAAGAATGCGTGCACTGTGTCGATGCAACTGTAGTATGTTTGCTCGCTCTAGTGGATCCCTCAAATGGTACGTCCGAGAAGAGGGATCGTGGTACGAAAAAGGATTCTGAAAAtaactcaccttgaggtgtgaagGTGGAAAAGGGAATTCAATACATGACACATTTTCAAGATCTTTGGAACTGACTTTATATTACTCAGGAGTTGGGACGTTTTGCGAGACACTACCAATTGTTGAGATAAGAGAGAAGTGATCGCTTGCAAATTAAGTCATGTACGAGTGTTCATGTCCCACACTTAAGGGGAATGCAAATCGTTCTGATGTGTTTGGAGTGAATTAGGTTGCTTGGGTTAGACCCGAGTGGTATTGGAATCATCGTGAAAGGTACCCTGGGTTAGGATCCACTATGACCACGAGTGTTGTGCTCCCAAGAGTTAGGGATACATTCCAACTGTTAGAAACCCTAGCTACAACGAACATAAGTCATGGGAAATGACCTAGCAATCTGCCGTGCGCTGTTTCCGGAATGGGTGCATACCTTAGATGTGTGGGACATATTCCGTTAATACAAAGAGCTCATGGCATTCGCAAGCTAGTCATTGGATCATGCGAGTTGGACTTCACTGCTTGATGCACTACATCAAGTTTCGCACACGTGCATTTAGTGTTTAGTGGTTAACCCGTAACCTAATTCTTGAATATTTTTTATGGCGCTgcatagtttatttttatttttggcaaGTGTTGTGTGCCGTGTGGCCCAACTATAGAAACGTCTCGGGATGAGGGTGGCCGCAGGCTTCCGCAGGCCCGCGAAGCCGCGCCACGAAAAAAACGCCTCGTGGCGTCGCGGACAACCTGCTAGTCCAAAGTGGGCTTTGTGGCCCAGTCCTGTTTCGTCCTCTTGGCCCGCCGCCCGCACCGCATTCCCCACCAGTTAATTCTAATTTGCTAAAACAGACTGGGACCCACTTATCTGCTCACAAAAAAAATCCACCGAAAAGAGGCCGAAGACTCAGGATCCCGAGCAATGCGCGCCTACGAATCCGGATGCGCCGGTGACGAGGACCAAcatgccggcgccggcggcggagccCGGAGGGCGGCGTGGGGCCGCGGAGGCTCGGATCTGGCGCTCCCAGTGGAGGTCGCCCCAGGATGCTTGGAATTACTTGGAGGAGGTGTCGACGAAGCTGAGGTAGGAGGCGGTCATGGCGAGGAGGAAGAGCGCCCAGATGGAGGCGAAGCAGCGGTGCAGCTGGCGGTTCATGGCGCTGCCGGCGCGCTCGATCTTGACCTTGCCCGGGTGGACGGGAAGAGCTCGTCCTCCAGCACCCGCATCTTCTTGGCGCACGACGCCGTTGTTGCTGCTCGCACCTGACCTGGCCGGCCACCGTCGTGCTCTCCTCCTCTCTACCGGCATGGCGAGCCGCCCACTGCGCTGATGTCCCGCTCGAACGCCTCCAGCGCGAACACCAGCCCGCCAATCCCGCGCAACCAGGACGCGCGGCAAGTCGTCCCCCACGGCGCCGGCGCGGTCTCCGTTCCGTAGCAGGACGCAGGTTCCTGCGAAACCTGCACCTGTCCGCGTACGGCGTCCACAGGCAACTGCTTGTCCTGCGTTTTCCACACGCGGCTCACGCGGCCAGAGCGGCCTCTTCCGTGGACTTGTGCACTTGCATCCGGAGAAACGTCTGTGATGAAAGCATTGAGTCTCGAACATAGTTTAAAAGCCgggctatagcccgctatagcctttCGTGTAGGGTGCGGCTAACTGCATTAGCCCGCTAAAAGGTGTCAAAatccttaaatagccggctatagccaggctatagccgggctatagctatTTTGGGAGGCCGCGGCTATATTctgtagccggctattttaaacattgGTCTCGAACAGAAGTCTtgcattttctatcattttctagcAATAGGTTATGCAAGATGCCTCCCACCAAGGGCCGTGTCACCGAATTTCTAAGCACAAATGTGCCCGCCATGCTGAATCACGATCCAATGACATTGTTGCATCTATCGTAACTTCATGGGAGGAGACCTTGCATGCTGAGAGAGAGACACTCCATGAAGTTAGTTGGAATAGCACTAGAAATAGTTTACCGTCTTGTCaccggaggataaagtttatcgcTCGATGATGCATTTAACCTAAGAATCAATCTTGACTCTATCTTTTAAATATTGAAAGAGTGAATTCTAATTTTACCTCCTACTTGTGCGTGGTGACACCAACTGATCATTTGCCGAGATGAACCAATTTAAGAAACTATGGATCCATTTTCTCGGATGCATGTCGGTTGGACTAGGTGTGAGGTGATATGAGGAGGACAGCCAGGAGTTCAATGGATGGAGAAGAGAAGGTTGGACATGATTTTAAGTTACACCCTCCAAGCTTTAGAAAATAATAGAACCACCAAAAATGCTAGAATGTTGTAAAACGGGGTTCAAAATTTCTTATTTGAGGGTATTCCAAGATGATTTTTACTAAATTAATATGTCACAAATGCATAACTAATGGGTATAAGGTGGAACTCACTCATATTTAAAATCACCATGTTTTATATAGACCAAAGAGTCATCCCGAGATATTTTGAGGTACATGCATGATTCATTTCAAACCTCTGGAATTACCTTAATTTCTTCCTTGCCCGTGCCACAAACTTATCTCCTAAAATATATAGTAGACGTTATCAAATTTATCCGCTAATGTGAAGTTTGGCAATAAACATGAAGTCCCATTTGGCATCAAAATATTTTTGATGTATTCGAGAATACTTATGCTTCTGAAAATACGAAAGCGTTAAATACTTTTTAGGTGTTTGGATCAAATAAATGCTATGATTTAAAATTCAAGTATTCTCCAAAAATGTGAGTTTTTTGATGTATTGAAGAAAGAGGCCCGGCCCTCTTTAAAGAAACTGCTAAAAGAGTAAATCTGTGGTACTTAATTTGTTAGTCATACATTAGTAGTCTGGTTTTAAATACGCCACAAAATACTGAGCTACCAAACTTAGCGTCTATGTATGCCCTTATAAATAGCAAGTTGTGGTATGCAAAAACATGGTGGTTGATAAGGGTGGTAGGTGCCACTCGGGGTTCTGCATTACCCCTGAACAACGTTCTGTCCCTCAGCAGCTCAGGGCGGCGACGACATGTCGAAGCGGTTGATCAGTGGCCCGAGGAAGAGGCTAAGGAAAGGTCTGTGGTCTCCTGAGGAGGACATGaagctgatgaaccatgttttcaaGTATGGCCATGGCTGCTGGAGCTATGTCCCCAAGCTAGCAGGTACGTACTGTACCAACAACGCGAACCCAGATAGCTCTCCCCCGATTGCTTAGTGGTTATCCTACTCATAACATTGCAAGCGTTGTAACTATCAAGTTTTTGTACTACTCCATTACGATTTATTTTCACCTATGATTTGCAAGTGACTAGATAGGTTTATATGATTTTTCAGTTTTTTATATGATCTTATGTTTTTTGGTGTGGGGACAAAATGGAATTAATCTTCTTGGAGTGCTACTTCCATGGAATTTCTCGGAACTAATGGCGTCGTTACTATAGGCATTGATAGGGGTGGAAAGAGCTGCAGGCTTAGGTGGCTAAACTACCTCAGGCCTGACCTCAAGAGGGGTGCATTCTCTCTCGAAGAGGAACATCTCATCGTCCGTCTCCATTCCATCTTAGGCAATCGGTACAGAACTACTGAACCTGTTTGCCTTGTTTTAATAGGTAGACGAATTAATCGGTAATTCTTCGCTGTTCTGTTGCTCCTTCATCAATTGCTCCTCGAATTTGTGGCCACGAGCAGATGGTCTGAGATCGCGGCGCGGCTGCCGGGGCGGACGGACAACGATGTCAAGAACTTCTGGCACTCCATCATCAagaagaagctccgccggagtggcATCGACCCGGCCACCCACAAGCCGGTCACTGAGGGAAACAGCAACCGTGCTACCGTGGCCACCGCCACAGCCGCAACACTCAAGGCCGAGTTCGTTGAAGCCGGGCATCATCTGTCTAATGTTCCTCCTCAGGCGATGGCAGAAAGCTACTTGTACGTCCATAGTAGCAACATGGACGACGGCGCCAGCGCAGGCGCCCAGGCCTCGGTGGTCGACCACGGGTGCTACAGCAACATATCCATGGCGCCGTTGGGGTACACCCAAACTGGGGACTTCACTGGCTACTTGGAGTTTGATACTATGCACGTGCACCCGCCTATTATCCCGGTGGTGTCGAGCTCCTCCAGCACGGTGTGCTCGATCGCTGCCGTAAGCTCCGCCGGCACCGTCGGCACCAGTGCCACCGTCGAGCAATGCAACAATAACCAGCTGTGGCTGGAGTCGGGGTGGATGGATACCTTCACGGACGCTGCCACCGACAAatatggcgccggcgccggcgcgacgcTCGACGATCTCAAGTGGTCTGACTGCGTGTTCGACGCCCGCTACCAGCTGCGCAGCTAGGGCATCATCCCACAGGGACACTGTATCTATTCCGCGCGCTATTGACTGCAAGGAGGCGGTGCAGACGGCGCGCACTGGCTCAGCAAACTGCGGCGAGCAATTCATTACCGCATGCTATAGATTGTGTACCACACAGGTGCATACGTATATACCAATAGCTATTGTTTAGTGATTTGATTTGTAAGTTGTAACAAAAATTCATATCTCTTGGCCGATCCATTGATTGCTGCCATGCCATTGCTGCCATAAGGTGTAAATAATTGCATATGACGATGTTATACATATTATAAGCTTTTTCCGTTTCTTGACTCCGTTTAATGAAGAAGTGGGTTTCATTCCAAACTCTATATAAGTGTGGGGTTTATCAAAATTTATTGCAATTCCACGTGATTTATTTATATAGATTATTGTTTTTTTCTAAATATATACCATCTTAAACCCTCAACCCTTGGCTCGTTTCTAACTGAACAACCAAATCTCAATTCATGCATGATACTGAATCTCTCAACTTTCTCATCTTGACCTAAAATTTGTTTGGCACACCAGGAACGGTCGATCAGCATGAGAACACCATATTTTCCCCCATTTCTCTCACTCACCAACACGTTGGATCTATCATCTCCTACCTCCATCAAACCGTTCACTAATTGTTCATTTTCCATCCATATTTTTGTCTGCCAGCGCTCAAACATTCCTCACagtcttttttttcgataaagggaatatattaatatcaaaatgataccaattacacccagcctctgcaacaacgcaccaccctaatggcactacggatgcacacagccaaaaaaaaggaaaagaaaactaagaaacaaaagtcccgctacagtatctcgggcctaacaacagcaatacatccaccgccaagacaacacctgaaatacagaatctccaaaaacgacgcctccaagaagggaacagtgcgctaacaccatcgtcgcccgatcaacgatcttaggttttcaccctgaagatagtccccgctctcaaaacaatgcctccaacaaggtcattgccaggcacaaccagttaaggccagaccttgggttttcaccctgaaaggtaggactctgaacttcacctgtgttgtcgcccccactttcataccgctgctgtgaagcccggaacaccaagcaagtccctcaacagcgcggagacttgaacctcccttagctagtcctcccctccggccttcatgaacttctcttcttccgactttcatcatggatccatagtcacttgatgtcaacacagaaaaagagcttcgcgccgctccctccagaaccaatcggtaggaataaaagcatgggtgcgcacgaccgaataccaccgatccagcaaactccaggcaaaaagcactattacattcgccggcggagccttccggaactcaacactccggctagatcacgagtccaggcctccggtaggtcttcctcttcacgcaagagagaccctaggaccaccgcctttattcaagTCGGACCCcctcgtcggcgaccatcccgggctggccactccaaccctccaccggcgactccgtcgtcggcttccaagcatctccatctcgccgccggaacgcggtgatagatcgaaagATCCACCATCACCAACCGCAggacgaccctctccggcgaagaagagggccacctccaccgtcgtacccaaggctgcagccccgggcgacctcgtgtcgcgggtg contains:
- the LOC124694357 gene encoding transcription repressor MYB6-like, yielding MSKRLISGPRKRLRKGLWSPEEDMKLMNHVFKYGHGCWSYVPKLAGIDRGGKSCRLRWLNYLRPDLKRGAFSLEEEHLIVRLHSILGNRWSEIAARLPGRTDNDVKNFWHSIIKKKLRRSGIDPATHKPVTEGNSNRATVATATAATLKAEFVEAGHHLSNVPPQAMAESYLYVHSSNMDDGASAGAQASVVDHGCYSNISMAPLGYTQTGDFTGYLEFDTMHVHPPIIPVVSSSSSTVCSIAAVSSAGTVGTSATVEQCNNNQLWLESGWMDTFTDAATDKYGAGAGATLDDLKWSDCVFDARYQLRS